One Micromonospora sp. FIMYZ51 genomic window carries:
- a CDS encoding phosphohydrolase, with translation MELPPYLASMPMHAITEMYGEVGLRERFRLEIEVFEAEERDRLGEALELAARLHHADRRSREPYLNHLLRVAIRMIHYYEVRDVDVIVAGLLHDAVEDHPVELAGGSAPSGSAPGGSAPGGSAPGGSVEGGSVEGGSDPSAAALAVLGERFGGRVARLVAAVTNPTWDPGRDRNEQYREHLAVSLDREPWARVIKVSDFTDNGVGVIHSVGPKVESSARKYRPLVPLFRDLVTRPDTPLSAPVRQHILGQLDLAEERFSAILDQPAQHA, from the coding sequence GTGGAGTTGCCGCCTTATCTGGCCAGTATGCCGATGCACGCGATCACCGAGATGTACGGGGAGGTCGGGCTGCGCGAGCGGTTCCGGCTGGAGATTGAGGTGTTCGAGGCGGAGGAGCGGGACCGGCTGGGTGAGGCGTTGGAGTTGGCCGCCAGGCTGCACCACGCAGACCGGCGGTCCCGTGAGCCGTACCTCAACCACCTGCTCCGGGTGGCGATCCGCATGATCCACTACTACGAGGTACGCGACGTCGACGTGATCGTCGCCGGGCTGTTGCACGACGCCGTGGAGGATCACCCGGTCGAGTTGGCGGGCGGAAGCGCACCGAGCGGAAGCGCACCGGGCGGGAGCGCACCGGGCGGGAGCGCACCGGGTGGGAGCGTCGAGGGCGGGAGCGTCGAGGGCGGGAGCGATCCGAGCGCGGCGGCGTTGGCGGTCCTCGGCGAACGGTTCGGGGGGCGGGTGGCGCGGCTGGTGGCGGCGGTGACCAACCCGACCTGGGATCCCGGACGCGACCGCAACGAGCAGTACCGCGAGCACCTCGCGGTCAGCCTCGACCGGGAACCGTGGGCACGGGTCATCAAGGTCTCCGACTTCACCGACAACGGGGTCGGCGTGATCCACTCGGTCGGGCCGAAGGTCGAGTCGTCGGCACGCAAGTATCGCCCGCTGGTGCCGCTCTTCCGGGACCTGGTCACCCGGCCGGACACCCCGCTCTCCGCGCCGGTTCGGCAGCACATCCTCGGTCAGCTCGACCTGGCCGAGGAGCGCTTCAGCGCGATTCTCGACCAGCCTGCCCAGCACGCCTGA
- a CDS encoding restriction endonuclease, producing MLALVLVAIIFDFVRRHPYWSAFLLFLVLVAAAAVLVAVSHQRARVRAEQAERDRLISVTDAMSGAEFEQWFARILAASAFREVRVCGGAGDRGADITALAPDGRRVVVQCKRHSLNHRVGSAAIQRFAGTCREVHRGEICMIVTNGFFTTGDGAQLARQLNITLVDRSMLEMWAWTGVPPTGVLPR from the coding sequence GTGCTGGCATTGGTGCTGGTCGCTATCATTTTCGACTTTGTCCGACGGCATCCGTACTGGTCGGCGTTCCTGCTCTTCCTCGTGCTCGTGGCGGCTGCCGCGGTGCTCGTCGCGGTGTCGCATCAGCGGGCTCGCGTGCGAGCGGAGCAGGCCGAGCGGGACCGCTTGATCTCGGTGACCGATGCGATGAGCGGAGCGGAGTTCGAACAGTGGTTCGCCAGGATTCTCGCCGCCTCGGCTTTCCGGGAGGTGCGGGTCTGCGGTGGTGCCGGTGACCGGGGAGCGGACATCACGGCGCTCGCGCCCGATGGACGGCGCGTGGTGGTGCAGTGCAAGCGGCACAGCCTCAATCACCGGGTCGGCAGTGCCGCGATCCAACGTTTCGCCGGCACCTGCCGGGAGGTCCACCGGGGCGAGATCTGCATGATCGTGACCAACGGATTCTTTACGACCGGCGACGGTGCCCAGTTGGCCCGCCAACTCAACATCACTCTGGTCGACCGCAGCATGCTGGAGATGTGGGCCTGGACCGGAGTACCACCTACCGGAGTCCTACCTCGGTGA